A DNA window from Halostella salina contains the following coding sequences:
- a CDS encoding MATE family efflux transporter encodes MFKLAWPIVVIQLLQVAYNVTDTFWLGQLSADAVGAMSLAFPLIFLLISVAGGFTTAGSILVAQYTGAESERSAGAVAGQTLSFVTLLALGLSALGYLLTRDLLSLLPSQAETTARVVPLAADYMEVFFLGLPFLFGFFVFSALMRGYGDTKTPMRVMLFSVALNVVLDPVLIFGWGPFEAYGIVGAALATIISRGAASALGLYVLFFTTAGPNVSAADLLPDLDTVWEIVRIGTPSALEQSTSALAMITLTAMVVTFAPPVVAAYGLGNRLVSLVFLPAMGLGRATNTMVGQNLGAGKESRAESAVWLAAKTAAGVMVVVAVVAAAFPDPIVGVFIGPDTPGADETVRLGSEYLRIRALEFAFIGITQVLLGAYRGAGNTKTALAFSLVALWIGRVPTVYYLAFVANWGATGVWVGMALGNVVGAIAAGLWFTRGTWKKRVIEDESDPTPTPGAAPEE; translated from the coding sequence ATGTTCAAGCTCGCCTGGCCCATCGTGGTGATCCAGCTCCTGCAGGTCGCCTACAACGTCACCGACACGTTCTGGCTCGGCCAGCTCTCGGCCGACGCGGTCGGGGCGATGAGCCTCGCCTTCCCGCTCATCTTTCTGCTCATCTCCGTCGCCGGCGGCTTCACGACCGCCGGAAGCATCCTCGTCGCGCAGTACACCGGTGCCGAGAGCGAGCGCTCGGCCGGGGCCGTCGCGGGCCAGACGCTCTCCTTTGTCACGCTGCTCGCGCTCGGCCTGAGCGCCCTCGGCTACCTGCTGACGCGGGACCTGCTCTCGCTTTTGCCCAGTCAGGCCGAGACGACGGCACGCGTCGTCCCGCTCGCGGCCGACTACATGGAGGTGTTCTTCCTCGGGCTTCCGTTTCTCTTCGGCTTCTTCGTGTTCTCGGCGCTGATGCGGGGCTACGGCGACACGAAGACGCCGATGCGCGTGATGCTGTTCTCCGTCGCGCTGAACGTCGTGCTCGACCCCGTCCTCATCTTCGGCTGGGGCCCGTTCGAGGCGTACGGCATCGTCGGCGCGGCGCTGGCGACGATCATCTCCCGCGGCGCTGCCTCGGCGCTCGGGCTGTACGTCCTCTTTTTCACGACCGCCGGTCCGAACGTCTCGGCGGCCGACCTGCTCCCGGACCTCGACACCGTCTGGGAGATCGTCCGCATCGGCACGCCCAGCGCGCTCGAACAGTCGACCAGCGCGCTGGCGATGATCACCCTGACGGCGATGGTCGTCACGTTCGCGCCGCCGGTCGTCGCCGCCTACGGACTCGGCAACCGCCTCGTCTCGCTCGTGTTCCTCCCCGCGATGGGACTGGGCCGCGCGACGAACACGATGGTCGGGCAGAACCTCGGCGCGGGCAAGGAGTCCCGCGCCGAGTCGGCGGTGTGGCTCGCCGCCAAGACCGCCGCCGGCGTGATGGTGGTCGTCGCGGTCGTCGCCGCCGCGTTCCCCGACCCCATCGTCGGCGTCTTCATCGGCCCGGACACGCCGGGGGCTGACGAGACCGTCCGCCTCGGCAGCGAGTACCTTCGGATCCGCGCCCTTGAGTTCGCCTTCATCGGGATCACGCAGGTCCTGCTGGGCGCGTACCGCGGCGCGGGCAACACCAAGACCGCGCTGGCGTTCTCGCTGGTGGCGCTGTGGATCGGCCGCGTCCCCACCGTGTACTACCTCGCCTTTGTCGCGAACTGGGGCGCGACCGGCGTCTGGGTCGGGATGGCGCTCGGCAACGTCGTCGGCGCGATCGCTGCCGGCCTCTGGTTCACCCGCGGTACCTGGAAGAAGCGGGTGATCGAGGACGAGAGCGACCCGACGCCGACGCCGGGAGCCGCCCCGGAGGAGTAA
- a CDS encoding DUF7563 family protein, with the protein MVGVNAVAFGGRSTCAHCDAHVSDGFRRVYGDSDDRAHRCPSCDSWRRLTEGSAAGLDVETPDPEQAPGRHGGEVA; encoded by the coding sequence GTGGTCGGCGTGAACGCCGTCGCGTTCGGCGGTCGATCGACGTGCGCCCACTGCGACGCCCACGTATCGGACGGGTTCCGGCGCGTGTACGGCGACAGCGACGACCGCGCCCACCGCTGTCCCAGCTGTGACTCCTGGCGGCGACTCACCGAAGGGAGCGCCGCCGGCCTCGACGTCGAGACGCCCGACCCCGAGCAGGCACCCGGGCGTCACGGGGGTGAGGTTGCATGA
- a CDS encoding sigma factor-like helix-turn-helix DNA-binding protein, translating to MNGQARLTEFGTRTDVDLSRLTEAQRRAYVAVRLNGVGVREHARKTEREPGTVGNLLRRAEKRLDGEGSA from the coding sequence ATGAACGGACAGGCGCGCCTCACCGAGTTCGGCACCAGAACCGACGTGGACCTGTCCCGGCTCACCGAAGCCCAGCGCCGTGCGTACGTTGCCGTCCGGCTGAACGGCGTCGGCGTCCGCGAACACGCTCGAAAGACAGAGCGCGAGCCCGGTACGGTCGGCAACCTGCTTCGCCGCGCCGAGAAGCGGCTCGACGGGGAGGGGTCGGCATGA